From the genome of Psychrobacter sp. M13:
AGCGATTGTGATTGCGACTTACTTAGGTATTAACCCACCAGGGTTTGCCGCACAGGTCGTAGCATTAGCCTTTGGTATTGCGGGTGCATCCTTGTTCCCTGTACTAATGATGGGTATCTTCTCAAAACGTATTAACAACCTTGGCGCTATCGCTGGTATGTTAACCGGTTTGATTACTATCCTAGTCTACATCTTTGTATTCAAAGGCTGGTTCTTTATCAGTGGTACGGCTAGCTTCCCTGATACTGAAGAGTACTGGTTATTTGGTATCTCACCATTATCATTTGGTGCAGTAGGTGCCTTGCTTAACTTCATCGTAGCATTTGCGGTATCTTATGCAACTGCTCCACCACCTGCTCATATTCAAGAGTTGGTTGAGAGCGTACGTTCTCCACGTGGTGCTGGCGGTGCTGTTGATCACTAAGCTATCGATTAATAAGCTTAGATATTGAACGTATCGTTTGTTACTCTATCACTCACAAGCAGCTACTTGCTTGTGAGTGATTTTTTTATCCTATTATTGTTATAATTCAGATCTCTTAGAATAGATTTTATGACAAGTCATTGTTGTGTTAAATGCGCCAAGTGCGTTAAGGACAGAAGTTATGCTTTTTGAGTTTATCGCAACTATAGCAGCTGGATTTGGTTTGGCTGGGATAGCGCTAGTTATTACTCACCTTAGTAAAATGGCTGGCAAACGGGCGCCAAAATGGTTGATTCCACTATTCGCTGCTATAGGTATTTTTGGTTTTCAGATTAATCAAGAGTATAAATGGTATGGACAACAAGTCGCTCAACTACCAGAAGGCGTGGAAGTTGTTAAGACTGCTAAAGAGAGCACTTGGTTTCGTCCTTGGTCTTATATCAAACCACAGATTTTTCGCTTTATAGCTGCAGACAGTGGCAACGCTCGCGCTAATGCCAATAATGAAAACATGTATTTAGTTAATTTATATTTATTTGAGCGTCGTAGAAGTGTGCAACAGATTACACAAGTTATCGACTGTACAACCCCGGCTCGGGCAGATTATGTGTTACAAGAGAAAGATAGCACAATGACCATTGATGAGCATGTGAAGCAAACGACTGCTTGGCGCTCTTTAGCAAAGGACGATCCTTTATATACTACTATTTGTTTGAATGACGCTTAAAAAGCATTGAGTAATCATGTTTAGAGTTGGCTCCTAACAGCAGACCGGCGCATAGACCACCAAAGTGCGCTGCAAAGGATATACCTTGCTGCGGCATCAAGCCTTGTTTAATAGTAAACCAAAATCCAGCTCCCATAACGATACAGGCTAATAAATAGCCCCAACGCCGCGCAAAAATAGCCCCACCTATCATATAGCCTAGCATCGCAAAACATAACCCTGAAGCACCAATATGTATCGATAGTGGCGAGCCTAACAGCCAAGTCATAACCCCTGAAGCAATAATCAATTTAAGAATAGTGCGATAAGCATTACTTTCAAACAAACCAAATAAAAATAATATCTGCAATAATATAAAGCTATTACCTATGATATGAGTGATATCACCATGCATAGTCCATGAGGCAAATATCCCTATCATACTACGCAGATCTACAGTGCGCGGTGCTATACCAAATATATTCCACAGCCCAAAAAAGAAAGTATTATTAATAAAAAACAGTACCCACATAGGGACTAAAACAAAAGCATATAACCCTATCACTTGCTTTAGGCGGGTCAAGATCAAAGCAAGCATGGATTGCCAGTTCATAGTTAACCTCTAGTGTTGTGCAGTGAAGCTCAATACTTTATAGAGCGCGGTTCGCATTTAGTAGGAGTAAACGATAATAATGAAGCTTGCTTATCTGCTATTGAATAATTATTAGCATGTAGTAAAGAAGTAGACTGATAAGGTACTAAAGCTGTCGGTACATAGTTACGAGCGGCATTAATATGTTTGATAGAATCATCAAAAAAGATATGAGGCGCAAAGGTTTTGAGTACCGCTGTTTTATCAAGACCGCCCAAGAAGAACGCCATGTCTACATCTACGCCCCACTGACGCAAAGTCTTTATAGCACGTAGATCCGCTGGCGCATTACGTGCGGTGACCAAAGCGATATTGATCGGACGATGCTGCATCCGCGCGGGCAATCGTGCTTGCAACTTGGACAGCTTAATAAGTAATTCAGCGTAAGGGCCTTTGTCAATTGGCAAATCACGCAATTGCGCTTCACGATCATGAAAAGCCTTTAAACCTTTTTGCTTGTATAATAGCTCTCCTGAATCGTCAAATAGCACTGCATCACCGTCAAAAGCGATACGTAGCTGCTCAGTATCGAGCTTATAAGTATTGACAGGTGTCGCATCTAAGATAGCGCAGGCACAAATATTGGCATCCGCTACTTGCTGAGCATCTTCTCTGTTGGTTGTCAAAAACAGGTCTACCTTAAAATCATTAATATAAGGCGCAACTGAGCTGCCTGATATAAACGCTGAGCGCGAAATATTAAGTCCTTTTTCACGAATAGCATTCAGTACTTGTATGCCTGTATCTGGGCTGCTCTTAGAGACAATAACCACTTCTACTAATGGCGTTTGAAGAGTTGAATCTGACGGCTCGCAGCTGTCACAATAATTATTTAAGTTTAGCAAAGCCTGGATGAGCGGATAACCTGCACCGATAGCTAAGGGATCATCTTCACGTTCTGCCATGTAATCGCGAAATTCTTTTATTGCACTATCTGGACGTTGTTTAATCAAATCAAGCAAATGATTCTCAGATTCAGACAAATCAAACAATGCCGTTGCCGATATAGCAACGATTAGCGTATTGGTAAGATCAACGGCCATAATTTTCTACTTTTGATATTAATATTTTGATTTATTAAGTTTACTGTATAACAAGATTTTTTGATAAGTAAATAAGTTAAGAGCGCGTCCCAGCTTTGTAATTCTACTAGCATGCTTTAGCTTTCAAATTATTATTATAAAAAAAGACCGCAAATGCGGTCTCTTTTGTGATACTAAATTTATCTCTAATATGAAAATACTAACCTATATCTGAATCTTCATTAATCACAAAGCTAACAATCATAATGACATGATATTTACTGATTTTACCATCAGTAATACCAACTTTTTGCTCTTTAACCCAAGCCCCTTGGACATTTTTAACCGTCTTAGCGATACGCGCGACGCCTTTTTGAATAGCATCTTCAAAGCTGGTCTCAGAAGTACTACTCACTTCAATATTCTTTGCAATAGTCATAATTTACGCTTCCTTGTGTTATGAAATTTGAATGCTGAGCCACCTATCGTTGCAATCCTGCACAAATTAAATAGCTCAATATTATCATAACGATATTTAGCTATATAAATAAGGCTTAACTGTTATTTTTATGTAGGATATATCATTCGTATAATCGTAAATAATGTAAAGCAATAGTATTAATAATTAGACATTCACAATCTCTGCGTTAGTGTGTGCGAGGTCAATAAAAAAGGCTATTGCTTTGGCTGCTTGCGCAGTCGTACCGAACGTCAGCTATGGCTCAGCATGACTAATGAGCAGCGTCGTGAAGTACTGAGATTAATTGCAGGACGCAAACAGCGCATAGAGCAAATGCAAATGCTTAAAGGGCAGCAATTGGGATTTGATTTTGAGCAAGTAGTTGAGGTTGGGGAGTTGTTTTAAATATATAAAATTTATATCTTATTCGCACCTTTCAACGCCCAAATCATTACGCCCTCTCTTTCTAATTTAGGCTGACGTCCCAACTCAAAATTGGGACACATGAAAAACACGAATTTTAAATTGGCGTTAGTCTCTAGCACCTTAATTATATCCTTCTTAAGCTTTTGATTGCTTGTGGGAGCCACTGCAGCAAACACTTCAGCAGCTAAGCCACCACACTCCGACTCAATATCAGAACCTGGTGCAGTTCCAAGATTAAGACGAAAAGGGGCTAGCTCTGTATATTCAGTAAAAAGAACTTCTAACGCATAGAACGATGCTAAATAAGTGAAAGACTGGTTAATTTGCTCAATTATATTGAGTTCACGCTTAGAATTTAACGGATCGTAACCTATACCACCAAACTTCATCTTTGAAAAGAGCGCTTGTGAAGAGTTTGAGGTAATCTCAGAGCTAATCTGAGATAAAGTCTTACCCATTGATTCATACAGTTTTTGCTCAAGTTGCTTAAGTTCTCCGATATCATTTACTGTGAAAGATTTGAGCATATAGTTCCTTATGCATTTCTACATAGATTAAAAACAAATATTTTTTGTTTTAGGAAATTCATTATACAACTTCATGCGATTGAGCTACTAACTCTTTAAAATCACTCTCTTGCAGAATACGTATATTTTGTCCTTTTGAGATCAAATCCTCTGCCTTAATATGCTTTGAACTTTTTTTCTTTCCTGCAAGTTTAGTTATGTCTTGATCACCCACAACAATTAATGTTGTTTTCTTCGTAACTCCTGCACCGATTGTAAAACCAACGCTTGCTGCTAACTTTGCTGCTTCAGCTCTGGGGATCAAAAGAGATCCTGTAAATACTAATGTTTCACCGTAGAACTCTCCCTCAGAATTTCCTTCTCTCCGGATTGAACCATTGCTGTCATTACTTATAGGTTTACTAATACGATAAAGCCACTCATTTATATCAAGTCCAGATTTATCCATCGCTGACAATATAACTTGACCTGCAGCCTTGGCGTCCTCTAATGCATCATGGTGCTTGAATTTATAGTTTATAATTTTACAAACGTTAGCCAAACCATAACCACTCCAAGCACATTCTTCCCAAGTCCGACGTGCTACACGCGCAGAATCAAGCCAGGTAATATTAAGTTGAGCCAGTGAATATTTTTCAAAAGCTTTACGAACTGATACGCGATCAAAGTGTGTATGACTAACGCATACTGAATCAGACATAAACTCAGAAAGTTTTGACACAATCTCATCAAAAGTTGGTGCGTCTTTGACGTCTTTTTCAGCTATCCCATGAATACTAATATTAATACCATCAAAATAATCCTCAGGATTTATTAGACTTGACCACTCTTCTTCTAGAATTCCATCCTTATATTTAGCCAATCCAATTTGACATATTGAAGCCATGTCAGCGTTAGCTGTTTCCACATCTATTGCAATAAATTCCATTTACTATAGCCTTTTATTTAATTCTTGAATTAGTAGACTCTGTATGAGTAGATCACAGAAGCAAAGTTTAATTCAAATAATATCCTACATATGTTGATATCGCAATAGATAGTAAATATGTGCAGTAATTATTTTAAGATACAAAGAAAAGCCCCCTCCGACGTTAGTCGGAGGGGGCAAGTCTAAGAATAGAGAGCTGACGATGACCTACTCTCACATGGCCGGAGCCACACTACCATTGGCGCTAAGACGTTTCACTTCTGAGTTCGAGAAGGGATCAGGTGGTTCCGTCTTGCTATTGTCGTCAGCAAAGGGGGTTAGATATGAGTCTGTTTGTTTTACTTATTTGACTAAGTATCACTATCCTAACTGAATCAAGGATAAGGTGATATCGATATAATGCTTTATATACAAAACCACTTGGGTGTTGTATGGTCAAGCCAAACGAGCAATTAGTACAGGTTAGCTACACACATCGCTGTGCTTCCACACCCTGCCTATCAACGTCGTAGTCTTCAACGGCTCTTTAGGGAAATCTTATCTTGAGGTGGGCTTCCCGCTTAGATGCTTTCAGCGGTTATCCCATCCGAACGTAGCTACCGGGCAATGCCATTGGCATGACAACCCGAACACCAGTGGTTCGTCCACTCTGGTCCTCTCGTACTAGGAGCAGCTCCTCTCAAATTTCCAACGCCCACGGTAGATAGGGACCGAACTGTCTCACGACGTTCTAAACCCAGCTCGCGTACCTCTTTAAATGGCGAACAGCCATACCCTTAGGACCTGCTTCAGCCCTAGGATGAGATGAGCCGACATCGAGGTGCCAAACACCGCCGTCGATATGAACTCTTGGGCGGTATCAGCCTGTTATCCCCAGAGTACCTTTTATCCGTTGAGCGATGGCCCTTCCATACAGAACCACCGGATCACTAAGACCTACTTTCGTACCTGCTCGACTTGTGGGTCTCGCAGTTAAGCGCGCTTTTGCCTTTATACTCTACGACCGATTTCCGACCGGTCTGAGCGCACCTTCGTACTCCTCCGTTACTCTTTAGGAGGAGACCGCCCCAGTCAAACTACCCACCATACATTGTCCTCGGTACTGTTATACCTGAGTTAGAACCCCAACATGACCAGGGTGGTATTTCAAGATTGGCTCCACCAACACTAGCGTGCTGGCTTCAAAGCCTCCCACCTATCCTGCACAAGTCAGGTCAAAGTTCAATGTAAAGCTGTAGTAAAGGTTCACGGGGTCTTTCCGTCTAGCCGCGGGTACACAGCATCTTCACTGCGATTTCGATTTCACTGAGTCTCTGCTGGAGACAGCGCTGCCATCATTATGCCATTCGTGCAGGTCGGAACTTACCCGACAAGGAATTTCGCTACCTTAGGACCGTTATAGTTACGGCCGCCGTTTACTGGGGCTTCGATCAAGAGCTTCGCTTACGCTAACCCCATCAATTAACCTTCCAGCACCGGGCAGGCATCACACCCTATACGTCCACTTTCGTGTTTGCAGAGTGCTGTGTTTTTAATAAACAGTTGCAGCAGCCTGGTATCTGCGACTGCCAACAGCTCAAGGAGCGTGTCCTATCACCATCAGCAGCGTACCTTCTCCCGAAGTTACGGTACCATTTTGCCTAGTTCCTTCAGCAGAGTTCTCTCAAGCGCCTTGGTATTCTCTACCTGATCACCTGTGTCGGTTTAGGGTACGATTCGTTTATAACTATTGCTTAGAAGCTTTTCCTGGAAGCATGGTATTTGCCACTTCACTGTACAAGTACAGCTTGCTATCAGATCTCAGCCTTGTTGTAGCCCGGATTTACCTAAGCCACAAGCCTACATCCTTTCACCTGGACAACCAACGCCAGGCTGACATAACCTTCTCCGTCCCTCCATCGCATTATAAACAAGTATCGGAATATTAACCGATTTCCCATCGACTACGCCTTTCGGCCTCGCCTTAGGGGTCGACTCACCCAGCCCCGATTAACGTTGGACTGGAACCCTTGATCTTCCGGCGTGCGAGCTTTTCACTCGCATTATCGTTACTCACGTCAGCATTCGCTCTTGTGATACCTCCAGCATGCCTTACGACACACCTTCACAGGCTTACACAACGCTCCCCTACCACTTGAAAACAAATTCAAATCCGCAGCTTCGGCTCCTAGTTTGAGCCCCGTTACATCTTCCGCGCGGGCCGACTCGACTAGTGAGCTATTACGCTTTCTTTAAAGGATGGCTGCTTCTAAGCCAACCTCCTAGCTGTCTATGCCTTCCCACCTCGTTTCCCACTTAACTAGGAATTTGGGGCCTTAGCTGGCGGTCTGGGTTGTTTCCCTCTCCACAATGGACGTTAGCACCCACTGTGTGTCTCCCGGATATCACTCATCGGTATTCGGAGTTTGCATCGGTTTGGTAAGTCGGTATGACCCCCTAGCCGAAACAGTGCTCTACCCCCAATGGTGTTCGTCCGAGGCGCTACCTAAATAGCTTTCGGGGAGAACCAGCTATCACCGAGTTTGATTAGCCTTTCACCCCTATCCACAAGTCATCCCCTGGCTTTTCAACGACAGTGGGTTCGGTCCTCCGGTGTCTGTTACGACACTTTCAACCTGCTCATGGATAGATCACTCGGTTTCGGGTCTATGCCCTGCAACTAATTCGCCCTATTAAGACTCGGTTTCCCTACGGCTCCCCTAAATGGTTAACCTCGCTACAGAACATAAGTCGCTGACCCATTATACAAAAGGTACGCAGTCACTCCAATAAATTGAAGCTCCTACTGCTTGTACGCACACGGTTTCAGGTTCTATTTCACTCCCCTCACAGGGGTTCTTTTCGCCTTTCCCTCACGGTACTGGTTCACTATCGGTCAGTCAGGAGTATTTAGCCTTGGAGGATGGTCCCCCCATCTTCAAACAGGATTTCTCGTGTCCCGCTCTACTTAATATGTCATCTCTAGAATTTAAAATACAGGACTATCACCTACTACGGTCAGCTTTCCCACGCTGTTCTTCTATTCTAGAAACAATCGGCTTCTCCCCGTTCGCTCGCCGCTACTTGGGGAATCTCATTTGATGTCTTTTCCTAAGGGTACTGAGATGTTTCACTTCCCCTCGTTCGCTTCCCATACAAGTATGGAATACCTATCTTATGATAGGTGGGTTTCCCCATTCAGAAATCTCCGGATCACAGGATATTGCCGCCTCCCCGAAGCTTATCGCAGGCTGTCACGTCTTTCATCGCCTCTGACTGCCAAGGCATCCACCATGTGCGCTTAATTACTTGACCATACAACCCCAAAGGGTCTTTGTCAGCAATTATAACGATATCACCTAATTTATACGCTTGATTCAGTTCTCTTTACTTTTTTAATAACCCACCCCTGGGATAACAACTGATGTCGTTAAGAGGTGAGTTATTAAGGTTAGAAAGAAACGCGTGAACACGCTCTTTCTAACCCAGACTCATATCTATGTTTTTAAATAGTTCCTACGCTCTCGTCGAGTCGTAAGCTCTGTATAAAACAGAAAGAAATAATCAATCTTACCCTCAGGTAAGGTGAATCATTTGTTTCTATTTATACTCATTGTCTATATTAGCATTTATTAATGTATGGTGGAGCCAAACGGAGTCGAACCGTTGACCTCCTGCGTGCAAGGCAGGCGCTCTACCAACTGAGCTATGGCCCCGTAATAAAATGGTAGGCCTGGGCAGACTTGAACTGCCGACCCCCGCGTTATCAACACGGTGCTCTAACCAGCTGAGCTACAGGCCTGTAAGAGGCATATACCTCATGCTAATATTTAAGCTAACTAAAGAACAACTTGTTGTGAATTCTTGCCAAGTGGATGCGTCTATAAGGAGGTGATCCAGCCGCAGGTTCCCCTACGGCTACCTTGTTACGACTTCACCCCAGTCATCAACCACACCGTGGTGAGCGCCTCCCCTAAGGTTAGGCTACCCACTTCTGGTGCAATCAACTCCCATGGTGTGACGGGCGGTGTGTACAAGGCCCGGGAACGTATTCACCGCGGCATTCTGATCCGCGATTACTAGCGATTCCTACTTCATGGAGTCGAGTTGCAGACTCCAATCTGGACTACGATAGGCTTTTTGAGATTCGCATCACATCGCTGTGTAGCTGCCCTCTGTACCTACCATTGTAGCACGTGTGTAGCCCTGGTCGTAAGGGCCATGATGACTTGACGTCGTCCCCGCCTTCCTCCAGTTTGTCACTGGCAGTATCCTTAGAGTTCCCGGCTTAACCCGCTGGTAACTAAGGACAAGGGTTGCGCTCGTTGCGGGACTTAACCCAACATCTCACGACACGAGCTGACGACAGCCATGCAGCACCTGTATTCTAATTCCCGAAGGCACTCCCGCATCTCTGCAGGATTCTAGATATGTCAAGACCAGGTAAGGTTCTTCGCGTTGCATCGAATTAAACCACATGCTCCACCGCTTGTGCGGGCCCCCGTCAATTCATTTGAGTTTTAACCTTGCGGCCGTACTCCCCAGGCGGTCTACTTATTGCGTTAGCTGCGTCACTAAGTCCTCAAGGGACCCAACGACTAGTAGACATCGTTTACGGCGTGGACTACCAGGGTATCTAATCCTGTTTGCTACCCACGCTTTCGAGCCTCAGTGTCAGTATTATGCCAGAAGGCTGCCTTCGCCATCGGTATTCCTCCAGATCTCTACGCATTTCACCGCTACACCTGGAATTCTACCTTCCTCTCACATACTCTAGCACGACAGTTTCAGATGCAGTTCCCAGGTTGAGCCCGGGGATTTCACATCTGACTTATCGAGCCACCTACGCTCCCTTTACGCCCAGTAATTCCGATTAACGCTTGCACCCTCTGTATTACCGCGGCTGCTGGCACAGAGTTAGCCGGTGCTTATTCTGCAGCTAATGTCATCGCATATGGGTATTAACCATATGGTCTTCTTCACTGCTTAAAGTGCTTTACAACCAAAAGGCCTTCTTCACACACGCGGCATGGCTGGATCAGGGTTGCCCCCATTGTCCAATATTCCCCACTGCTGCCTCCCGTAGGAGTCCGGGCCGTGTCTCAGTCCCGGTGTGGCTGATCATCCTCTCAGACCAGCTACAGATCGTCGCCATGGTAGGCCTT
Proteins encoded in this window:
- a CDS encoding rhomboid family intramembrane serine protease, which translates into the protein MNWQSMLALILTRLKQVIGLYAFVLVPMWVLFFINNTFFFGLWNIFGIAPRTVDLRSMIGIFASWTMHGDITHIIGNSFILLQILFLFGLFESNAYRTILKLIIASGVMTWLLGSPLSIHIGASGLCFAMLGYMIGGAIFARRWGYLLACIVMGAGFWFTIKQGLMPQQGISFAAHFGGLCAGLLLGANSKHDYSMLFKRHSNK
- a CDS encoding 5'-nucleotidase, with protein sequence MAVDLTNTLIVAISATALFDLSESENHLLDLIKQRPDSAIKEFRDYMAEREDDPLAIGAGYPLIQALLNLNNYCDSCEPSDSTLQTPLVEVVIVSKSSPDTGIQVLNAIREKGLNISRSAFISGSSVAPYINDFKVDLFLTTNREDAQQVADANICACAILDATPVNTYKLDTEQLRIAFDGDAVLFDDSGELLYKQKGLKAFHDREAQLRDLPIDKGPYAELLIKLSKLQARLPARMQHRPINIALVTARNAPADLRAIKTLRQWGVDVDMAFFLGGLDKTAVLKTFAPHIFFDDSIKHINAARNYVPTALVPYQSTSLLHANNYSIADKQASLLSFTPTKCEPRSIKY
- a CDS encoding dodecin family protein, translated to MTIAKNIEVSSTSETSFEDAIQKGVARIAKTVKNVQGAWVKEQKVGITDGKISKYHVIMIVSFVINEDSDIG
- a CDS encoding DUF1289 domain-containing protein; amino-acid sequence: MCEVNKKGYCFGCLRSRTERQLWLSMTNEQRREVLRLIAGRKQRIEQMQMLKGQQLGFDFEQVVEVGELF
- a CDS encoding exonuclease domain-containing protein, which codes for MEFIAIDVETANADMASICQIGLAKYKDGILEEEWSSLINPEDYFDGINISIHGIAEKDVKDAPTFDEIVSKLSEFMSDSVCVSHTHFDRVSVRKAFEKYSLAQLNITWLDSARVARRTWEECAWSGYGLANVCKIINYKFKHHDALEDAKAAGQVILSAMDKSGLDINEWLYRISKPISNDSNGSIRREGNSEGEFYGETLVFTGSLLIPRAEAAKLAASVGFTIGAGVTKKTTLIVVGDQDITKLAGKKKSSKHIKAEDLISKGQNIRILQESDFKELVAQSHEVV